The window ACGTAAATTAATAATTGTTTCTTTTGCATCTTCCTTTAATTCATCTGCAATAACTACATAACCAGCAAATTTTTTATCGATAGCAACTAAAACAATCGATTCTACAATAGAGTTGGTTTCTTTTGCGACTTCAATATTATTGGCAGTCATCAAAGTCTTGTTCCCAACTAAAACAGATTTTCCGTTAACGATTCCTTTCAAACCTTTTCCAGCGATTTCTGAAACTTCGGTTGCATTAAAATCTACGCCATCTGCTTTGTATTCTAAAATAGCTTTGGCGATAGGATGTGTGGATTGTTCTTCCATTGCCATTAAATACTTCATAAATTCAGTTTCTTCCCAACCGATTGCTTTTACTTCTTTTATTTTGAAAACGCCTTTTGTAACTGTTCCCGTTTTGTCCATAACCAACGTGTTTATTTTGGTCATTGCATCGAGAAATGAAGCACCTTTAAATAAAATTCCATTTTTTGAAGCTGCACCCAATCCACCAAAATATCCTAACGGAATTGAGATTACCAACGCACAAGGACACGAAATCACAAGAAAAATCAAGGCACGATACAACCAATCTCTAAATACATAATCATCTACAAAAAAGTATGGTAAAAACGTAACTCCAATTGCCAAGAATACAACGATTGGTGTGTAAATTCTTGCGAATTTTCTAATGAACAATTCCGTTTTCGACTTTCGAGCTGTCGCATTTTGGACCATATCCAGAATTCGGGCAATAGAACTGTCTTTAAATTCTTTAGTGGTTTCAATTTCAATCACACCATCGAGATTAATACTTCCTGCAAAAACTTTTTCACTTTTGGAAATCGTATTAGGTTTGCTTTCGCCTGTTAAAGCTGCTGTGTTAAACGAACCTTTATCAGAAAGTAAAATACCATCTAATGGCACTTTTTCGCCAACACGAACTTGAACTTTTTCGCCAATTTCTACAGTCTCAGGATTAACAGAAACGTAATCGTTATTACGATATACTATAGCTTCATTTGGTCTTACATCAAGCAAAGCTTTAATATTTGACTTTGCTCTGTTGACTGCTGCATTTTGAAACAATTCGCCAACTGCGTAAAATAACATTACCGCAACACCTTCGGGATATTCGCCAATGATAAACGCGCCAATAGTGGCGATTGACATTAAAAAGAACTCCGTAAAAACATCGCCCTTTTTTATACTATTCCAACCTTCTTTTAAAACTGGAAATCCAACTGGTAAATAAGCGATGCTATACCAAATAATGCGAATCCAATCTTTAAAAAATGCAACATCAAAGTAATCTAAAGCAATACCAATAATGAGCATAGAAAAACTTATTATCGCAGGAATATAGGCTTTAAAATTATTTGATTCTCCACTATGGTCGTGACCATCATCGTGATTATGCTCTTTTTCAGCACTCGGTTTTATATCTCTTAAATTGAGTTTCTTTTTTTTCATTGTGTATTCATTAATTGTTCAATATCACTAGGAAATGGTATCTTTTTCAATGGTGGTACATTGGCACCACCAGTATTGCCAAGAGGTACGTGGTTTATAAAAGACTTCCAACCACCAACAGCCAATCTTAACAGTTGTCCAAATACTTCTTTTATATCTTTTTGCTTCAATCCAAATTTTAACATTAACCAATGCGAATAGGTATGTTGAATTGGATAAGATTGACCAATTATATGGGTTCTCTCCAAATGATACCAAGCATTACAATAGTCTTGATTAGCTATAGCTATTCTATACAAATCAACCTCTTTGGAATAGGCAGTTTTTAGATGGTATGGTATTTTAAAATTTAATTTCACTTTTTTTTATTTGGAATATAAAAATATCTCTTTAATGGATGCAATGGAAGTGCATTTATTGACCACTACATTTATCGCAAATACCTTTTACTACCAAATTTATATCTTCGGAAATAAACCCGTTTGGCACTTTAATCTGTGGGATTTTATGTTCTGTTAAACAAACGGTTTCATTGCAATTATTGCAATGGAAATGTAAATGTAAATCGGTTTCAATTTCGCAATTACAACCTTTTTCGCAAAGTGCATATTTGGTAATTCCTGTGCCATCATCTATTTGATGAACGATTGCTTTTTCTTCAAATGTCTTTACCGTTCTGTACAAAGTTGTTCTATCTGCTTTTTCAAAAGCGTTTTCAATATCGCTTAATGTTACCGCTACTTGCTTTTGTGCAAGAAACTTATAAATAAGTAATCGCATTGCCGTAACTCGTATATCTTTTGACTCTAATAATTGTTCTATTGTTTGCATAATTAATGTGCGTGTTCTGCTTCGCCC is drawn from Psychroserpens sp. NJDZ02 and contains these coding sequences:
- a CDS encoding DUF3703 domain-containing protein, with the translated sequence MKLNFKIPYHLKTAYSKEVDLYRIAIANQDYCNAWYHLERTHIIGQSYPIQHTYSHWLMLKFGLKQKDIKEVFGQLLRLAVGGWKSFINHVPLGNTGGANVPPLKKIPFPSDIEQLMNTQ
- a CDS encoding Fur family transcriptional regulator; this translates as MQTIEQLLESKDIRVTAMRLLIYKFLAQKQVAVTLSDIENAFEKADRTTLYRTVKTFEEKAIVHQIDDGTGITKYALCEKGCNCEIETDLHLHFHCNNCNETVCLTEHKIPQIKVPNGFISEDINLVVKGICDKCSGQ
- a CDS encoding heavy metal translocating P-type ATPase; its protein translation is MKKKKLNLRDIKPSAEKEHNHDDGHDHSGESNNFKAYIPAIISFSMLIIGIALDYFDVAFFKDWIRIIWYSIAYLPVGFPVLKEGWNSIKKGDVFTEFFLMSIATIGAFIIGEYPEGVAVMLFYAVGELFQNAAVNRAKSNIKALLDVRPNEAIVYRNNDYVSVNPETVEIGEKVQVRVGEKVPLDGILLSDKGSFNTAALTGESKPNTISKSEKVFAGSINLDGVIEIETTKEFKDSSIARILDMVQNATARKSKTELFIRKFARIYTPIVVFLAIGVTFLPYFFVDDYVFRDWLYRALIFLVISCPCALVISIPLGYFGGLGAASKNGILFKGASFLDAMTKINTLVMDKTGTVTKGVFKIKEVKAIGWEETEFMKYLMAMEEQSTHPIAKAILEYKADGVDFNATEVSEIAGKGLKGIVNGKSVLVGNKTLMTANNIEVAKETNSIVESIVLVAIDKKFAGYVVIADELKEDAKETIINLRKIGITTIMMLSGDKDSITQKVASELNIKQAKGGLLPEDKFNEVEILKQNPENKIAFIGDGINDAPVLAASDVGIAMGGLGSDVAIETADVIIQTDQPSKVIRAIQISRSTRKIVWQNIGLAFGVKVIVLILGAGGLATMWEAVFADVGVALLAILNAVRLQKMNWD